One genomic segment of Kiritimatiella glycovorans includes these proteins:
- a CDS encoding DNA translocase FtsK, whose product MSNLSLMGKDNTPKARSGPRELAGVVWLALFLIACLSFITYHPGDISALQSPPVRPAHNAVGPVGGWFAYTGMLFFGLAGYGIPIACLLIGLLAIVRSDRRLWPRIAWALGALLCLGTLLDLSGAMAAGLVDRLNLPSSGGVLGQAIAHRTLGAWFGAAGTGVLAAAGLIVCFAGLTDIYPLALLRGSGTLFRNLRKWGGALKAGLAAAAARVQAAVQRRREAAATPEVDEDPQPASFGGDDEGLFPAAPTASGERESPPKKKPRKKKPAKPAEPPREEPEPEPEPRPVSKGPSEYALPPLTLLQQPAAGKAGGGNPDTDRESEVLQSTLTEFNVQAQVTNAEVGPVVTRYEVRPAPGVRVGRISQLSNDIARALKARTVRIQAPVPGKDVVGIEIPNPETSMVVARQLVETKTFRSAKTALPLILGKDVSGKNLIADLADMPHILIAGATGSGKTVCMNSLLAGLLMSRTPDELKLMLIDPKIVEFQHYQNLPHLVVPVITDPKKVIFGLRWAIKEMERRFQLFSKAGVRNIAGYNARPKVRQGQLFEEGEDETSELPERLPYIVIVIDELADLMMVAQAEIEGGIARLAQLSRAVGIHMIIATQRPSVNVITGTIKANFPARIAFQVAQKVDSRTIIDASGADKLLGRGDMLFAPPDASRLVRAQGTFTTDEEIEKITEHWRGQGQPEYVQEIHKKLDNPSAPTGLESEEESKDDDVLEQAIEIIRQTKRASTSSLQRRLRIGYNRAARLMDQLEERGVVGPPSDTGPREILIDFDGEIPQNRESAETPPAE is encoded by the coding sequence ATGTCTAACCTGTCGCTCATGGGGAAGGACAACACACCGAAGGCCCGCTCGGGTCCGCGCGAACTCGCGGGGGTCGTCTGGCTCGCGCTGTTCCTGATCGCCTGTCTGAGCTTCATCACTTATCACCCCGGCGACATTTCAGCGCTGCAGTCGCCGCCGGTGCGTCCGGCGCACAATGCGGTCGGACCGGTCGGCGGCTGGTTCGCCTACACGGGGATGCTCTTCTTCGGTCTCGCGGGCTACGGCATTCCGATAGCCTGCCTTCTGATCGGGCTGCTCGCCATCGTACGCTCGGACCGCCGGCTGTGGCCGCGGATCGCGTGGGCGCTGGGTGCGCTGCTCTGTCTCGGGACCCTGCTGGATCTGAGCGGCGCTATGGCGGCGGGGCTGGTGGACCGCCTGAACCTTCCCTCCTCAGGCGGGGTGCTGGGCCAGGCGATCGCCCACCGCACGCTCGGCGCGTGGTTCGGCGCGGCCGGGACGGGGGTTCTCGCCGCGGCGGGCCTGATCGTCTGTTTCGCGGGGCTCACGGACATCTATCCGCTCGCCCTCCTGCGCGGGTCCGGAACGTTGTTCCGCAACCTGCGCAAGTGGGGCGGCGCGCTCAAGGCCGGGCTCGCCGCCGCAGCGGCGCGTGTTCAGGCGGCGGTGCAGCGCAGGCGCGAGGCGGCCGCGACGCCGGAAGTCGATGAAGACCCGCAACCTGCGTCCTTCGGCGGAGACGATGAGGGTCTTTTCCCTGCCGCGCCCACGGCGTCCGGGGAGCGCGAATCGCCGCCCAAAAAGAAGCCGCGGAAAAAGAAGCCGGCGAAACCCGCCGAGCCGCCCCGCGAGGAGCCCGAACCCGAGCCCGAGCCGCGGCCGGTGTCGAAGGGCCCTTCCGAGTATGCCCTCCCGCCCCTCACCCTGCTTCAACAGCCCGCCGCGGGAAAGGCCGGGGGCGGCAACCCCGACACCGACCGCGAGTCGGAGGTGCTCCAGAGCACGCTGACCGAATTCAACGTGCAGGCCCAGGTCACCAACGCCGAGGTCGGGCCGGTGGTCACGCGCTACGAAGTCCGGCCCGCGCCCGGCGTCCGCGTCGGCCGCATCTCGCAGCTCTCCAACGATATCGCCCGCGCGCTGAAGGCGCGCACCGTACGCATTCAGGCGCCGGTCCCGGGCAAGGACGTGGTCGGCATCGAGATCCCCAACCCCGAGACCTCGATGGTCGTCGCGCGCCAGCTCGTCGAGACCAAAACCTTCCGCTCGGCCAAGACGGCGCTCCCCCTGATTCTCGGCAAAGACGTCAGCGGCAAGAACCTGATCGCCGACCTCGCCGACATGCCCCACATCCTGATCGCCGGCGCGACGGGCTCCGGAAAAACCGTCTGCATGAATTCGCTGCTGGCCGGACTGCTGATGTCGCGCACCCCGGACGAACTCAAGCTGATGCTGATCGACCCCAAGATCGTCGAATTCCAGCACTACCAGAACCTCCCCCACCTCGTCGTTCCGGTCATCACCGACCCCAAGAAGGTCATCTTCGGCCTCCGGTGGGCGATCAAGGAGATGGAGCGTCGTTTCCAGCTCTTCTCGAAAGCGGGCGTGCGGAATATCGCCGGATACAACGCGCGCCCGAAGGTGCGGCAGGGCCAGCTCTTCGAGGAGGGCGAAGACGAGACCTCCGAACTGCCCGAACGGCTCCCGTACATCGTCATCGTGATCGACGAACTCGCCGACCTGATGATGGTCGCGCAGGCGGAGATCGAGGGCGGCATCGCCCGCCTCGCCCAGCTCTCGCGCGCGGTGGGCATCCACATGATCATCGCCACCCAGCGCCCCTCCGTAAACGTCATCACCGGCACGATCAAGGCCAACTTCCCGGCGCGCATCGCCTTCCAGGTCGCGCAGAAGGTCGACAGCCGCACGATCATCGACGCCTCCGGCGCCGACAAACTGCTCGGGCGCGGCGACATGCTCTTCGCGCCGCCCGACGCCAGCCGGCTGGTGCGCGCCCAGGGGACCTTCACCACCGACGAGGAGATCGAGAAGATCACGGAACACTGGCGCGGGCAGGGACAGCCCGAATACGTGCAGGAGATCCACAAGAAACTCGACAACCCCTCCGCACCCACCGGACTGGAGAGCGAAGAGGAGAGCAAGGACGACGACGTGCTCGAGCAGGCGATCGAGATCATCCGCCAGACCAAGCGCGCCTCGACCTCGTCGCTCCAGCGCCGCCTGCGCATCGGGTACAACCGTGCCGCGCGCCTGATGGACCAGCTCGAGGAACGCGGCGTGGTCGGGCCGCCTTCGGACACCGGTCCGAGGGAGATTCTGATCG
- a CDS encoding protein arginine kinase, whose translation MNPEELIGRREGWFETGLREGPVISSRARLARNLKGERFPDWAGEKNRVRLWGGLRELFLSHEWIAGAAAWEMGELDDVDRELLYERHLISREQVARAAGSGVLISPDERTSVMINEEDHLRMQVIRPGIALHEVWREVNELDDGVEGEVTYAFSPKLGYLTACPSNVGTGIRVSVMLHLPGLVLMEEMNPVLKGVSRIGLAVRGLWGEGTESAGHMFQISNQITLGKREEDIVDHLEQITLELVEHEENARKRLFETRETVLEDHIGRAYGILSHARILGSKEALDLLSALRLGCDLGMIDYARREQIDRLLVHTQPAHLQRIEKQTLPSGERDRVRAGLIRSMLRGEEQT comes from the coding sequence ATGAATCCGGAGGAACTGATCGGCCGCCGCGAGGGGTGGTTCGAGACGGGCCTCCGCGAGGGCCCCGTCATAAGCAGCCGGGCGCGCCTTGCGCGGAACCTGAAGGGGGAACGGTTCCCGGACTGGGCCGGGGAGAAGAACCGCGTCCGCCTATGGGGCGGTCTGCGCGAACTCTTTCTCAGCCATGAATGGATCGCCGGCGCGGCGGCGTGGGAGATGGGCGAGCTGGATGACGTCGACCGCGAACTGCTGTACGAGCGGCATCTCATCAGCCGGGAACAGGTGGCGCGCGCCGCGGGCAGCGGAGTGCTGATCAGCCCCGATGAAAGGACCTCGGTCATGATCAACGAGGAGGACCACCTGCGCATGCAGGTGATCCGCCCGGGGATCGCGCTTCACGAAGTGTGGCGCGAGGTCAATGAGCTCGACGACGGCGTGGAGGGCGAAGTCACCTATGCCTTTTCGCCGAAGCTCGGGTACCTTACGGCCTGCCCGTCGAACGTCGGCACCGGAATTCGCGTCAGTGTCATGCTCCATCTGCCCGGCCTCGTGTTGATGGAGGAGATGAACCCGGTGCTCAAAGGGGTCTCCCGCATCGGGCTGGCCGTGCGCGGCCTGTGGGGCGAAGGGACGGAGTCCGCCGGCCACATGTTCCAGATTTCCAACCAGATCACGCTCGGCAAGCGCGAAGAGGACATCGTCGACCATCTTGAACAGATTACGCTGGAGCTGGTCGAACACGAGGAAAACGCCCGCAAACGGCTTTTCGAGACCCGCGAGACGGTGCTCGAGGATCATATCGGCCGGGCCTACGGGATCCTTTCCCACGCCCGCATCCTGGGCTCCAAGGAGGCGCTGGATCTGCTGTCCGCCTTGCGGCTCGGTTGCGATCTGGGTATGATCGATTACGCGCGCCGCGAGCAGATCGACCGGCTTCTCGTGCATACGCAGCCGGCGCATCTGCAGCGGATCGAAAAGCAGACATTGCCCTCCGGCGAAAGGGACAGGGTACGCGCGGGGCTGATCCGGAGTATGCTGCGCGGAGAGGAACAGACATGA
- the purN gene encoding phosphoribosylglycinamide formyltransferase yields MAERISHRETPMLNLAVFGSGSGSNLQSILDAIRAGRLDARLRCVISDVPDAYILERARSAGIPAVHLDCAPFKTKLDGEAQQRAIELLSEHGADTIALAGFMRIVKSGLLDAYPRRIVNIHPALLPAFPGLEAWKQALDYGAKVAGCTVHFVDAGMDTGPIILQRAVEVHDDDTPESLHARILEQEHAAYPEALQRLAENRLRMEGRRVVLSVNPE; encoded by the coding sequence ATGGCGGAGCGCATCAGCCACAGGGAGACGCCCATGCTAAACCTAGCCGTATTCGGATCCGGAAGCGGAAGCAACCTGCAGAGCATCCTCGACGCCATTCGTGCAGGCCGTCTCGACGCGCGCCTGCGCTGCGTGATTTCCGACGTTCCGGACGCGTATATCCTGGAGCGGGCGCGCTCGGCCGGCATACCCGCCGTCCATCTCGACTGCGCTCCCTTTAAAACGAAGCTCGACGGCGAAGCACAGCAGCGGGCGATCGAACTGCTCTCGGAGCACGGTGCCGACACGATCGCGCTGGCCGGGTTCATGCGTATCGTCAAGTCCGGTCTGCTCGATGCCTATCCGCGCAGGATCGTCAATATCCACCCCGCCCTGCTCCCCGCCTTCCCCGGGCTGGAGGCCTGGAAACAGGCACTGGACTACGGCGCCAAGGTCGCCGGCTGCACCGTCCATTTCGTCGACGCCGGCATGGATACCGGACCGATCATACTGCAGCGCGCCGTGGAGGTACACGACGACGACACGCCGGAGAGCCTCCACGCCCGCATCCTTGAGCAGGAGCATGCCGCCTACCCCGAAGCCCTTCAGCGGCTCGCGGAGAACCGGCTCCGGATGGAGGGGCGGAGGGTCGTTCTGAGTGTAAACCCTGAGTGA
- the ilvE gene encoding branched-chain-amino-acid transaminase, producing MQIYMNGEMVPEQEARVSVFDHGLLYGDGVFEGIRAYNGRVFLLREHVDRLYDSARAIALEIPMTREAMREAVLETCRANGIRDGYIRLVVTRGCGTLGLNPYNCEDPQVIIIAAAIQLYPKELYETGLKIVTVGTARNHVEAINPRIKSLNYLNNVLAKIEAINAGVMECLMLNPQGYVAEASGDNVFAVRDGVLATPPTWCGALEGITRGKVMEMARETGYPVEERVMTRYDLYTADEVFLTGTAAELISVVEIDRRRIGTGEPGPVTGELLERFQRVIADSGDPI from the coding sequence ATGCAGATTTACATGAACGGCGAGATGGTTCCGGAGCAGGAGGCGCGCGTCTCCGTGTTCGATCACGGGCTGCTGTACGGCGACGGGGTGTTCGAGGGCATCCGCGCCTACAACGGACGCGTGTTTCTGCTGCGCGAGCATGTCGACCGGCTCTATGATTCGGCGCGCGCCATCGCGCTGGAAATACCCATGACGCGGGAGGCGATGCGCGAGGCCGTGCTCGAGACCTGCCGCGCCAACGGCATCCGCGACGGCTACATCCGGCTGGTAGTGACGCGCGGGTGCGGCACCCTCGGGCTCAACCCCTACAACTGCGAAGACCCGCAGGTGATCATCATCGCCGCCGCCATCCAGCTCTATCCGAAGGAACTGTACGAGACCGGGCTCAAGATCGTGACCGTGGGCACGGCGCGCAATCACGTGGAGGCCATCAACCCGCGTATCAAGAGCCTCAATTATCTCAACAACGTCCTGGCCAAGATCGAGGCCATCAACGCCGGAGTGATGGAGTGCCTGATGCTGAATCCGCAGGGGTACGTGGCCGAGGCCTCCGGGGATAACGTCTTCGCCGTGCGCGACGGCGTGCTCGCCACCCCCCCCACGTGGTGCGGAGCGCTGGAGGGCATTACGCGCGGCAAGGTGATGGAGATGGCCCGCGAAACCGGGTATCCCGTCGAGGAGCGCGTGATGACGCGCTACGATCTCTACACGGCCGACGAAGTCTTTCTGACGGGTACGGCCGCCGAGCTTATTTCGGTGGTGGAAATCGACCGCCGCCGGATCGGGACGGGAGAGCCGGGGCCGGTCACCGGCGAACTGCTCGAGCGGTTCCAGCGGGTGATCGCGGACAGCGGCGATCCGATATGA
- a CDS encoding ABC transporter ATP-binding protein — protein sequence MNETRQGTPGHGDAVLRAEGLSRLFRAGSRTLTVLDGVSLSVQAGESLAITGASGAGKSTLLYLLGGLDTPSSGRVLFRGAEIGALSAARRARFRARSLGFVFQSYHLLPEMNVLENCMLPDLALERPDPARARERAAELLERVGLQDRMDHRPAELSGGERQRAAVARALINEPDILMADEPTGNLDSGAGRRVLDLLLQLAEERNRTLLLVTHDPAVAAYCGRKRVLKDGVLEG from the coding sequence ATGAATGAGACGCGGCAGGGGACCCCGGGGCACGGCGACGCGGTACTGCGGGCGGAGGGGCTCTCCCGGCTGTTTCGCGCGGGGTCGCGCACGCTGACGGTGCTCGACGGCGTGTCGCTCTCGGTGCAGGCCGGCGAGTCGCTGGCGATTACCGGTGCGAGCGGAGCGGGCAAGAGTACGCTGCTCTATCTGCTCGGCGGGCTGGACACCCCCTCCTCGGGCCGGGTCCTGTTCCGGGGTGCGGAGATCGGAGCGCTGAGCGCCGCGCGGCGGGCGCGCTTCCGCGCGCGGTCGCTGGGTTTCGTATTCCAGTCCTACCATCTCCTGCCCGAGATGAACGTGCTCGAAAACTGCATGCTTCCCGACCTCGCGCTGGAGCGGCCGGACCCCGCCCGGGCGCGCGAGCGGGCCGCGGAGCTTCTCGAGCGGGTGGGGCTGCAGGATCGGATGGATCACCGGCCCGCCGAACTCTCGGGCGGGGAGCGCCAGCGCGCCGCGGTCGCGAGGGCGCTGATCAATGAACCGGACATCCTGATGGCGGACGAGCCCACCGGCAATCTCGACTCCGGGGCGGGTCGCCGCGTGCTGGACCTGCTGCTCCAGCTCGCGGAAGAGCGGAACCGCACCCTGCTGCTGGTCACGCACGACCCCGCCGTGGCGGCGTACTGCGGCCGCAAACGGGTCTTGAAGGATGGTGTGCTGGAAGGATAA
- a CDS encoding Mur ligase domain-containing protein, with protein sequence MSRLHFTGIGGVGMSALARAALHLGHAVSGSDRTRDRGVRTPLLQALESEGARLFPQDGSGVTPETDALVISSAIEADNPEWTAARRLDVAVRGRAELLADFCRGSELVAVAGTAGKTTVTGMLGHIFRHLGRSPNVYCGGEMLAENGRRLGNFLPGSEPLWIVETDESDRSLLKFSPDHAVITNLGRDHFDLDEVRELFDRFAAATRRTLVTDGAREAASIETRARGAGTAFTWRGMEYTLPQPGRHNVENAVNAILLCEAMGFAAESVRDALACFGGIARRLERVGTRNGLPVYDDYAHNPLKIRSAWRTLSERCGRVVGWWRPHGYGPLADLAGALEDTFAEVCRPDDRLLVLPVFYAGGTARRRLKTDDFVKRLAARGVPAEFAGSYEALHARIGELTGGPGAGDTILLGMGARDPELEMFARRVACV encoded by the coding sequence ATGAGCAGGCTTCATTTCACGGGAATCGGAGGGGTCGGCATGAGCGCGCTGGCCCGCGCGGCCCTGCATCTGGGCCATGCCGTCAGCGGCTCCGACCGGACACGGGACCGCGGCGTGAGGACGCCCCTGCTGCAGGCGCTCGAATCCGAAGGCGCACGCCTCTTCCCGCAGGACGGTTCGGGCGTAACCCCGGAGACCGACGCGCTGGTCATCAGCTCCGCGATCGAAGCGGACAATCCGGAATGGACGGCGGCGCGGCGCCTGGACGTCGCCGTCCGCGGCCGCGCGGAACTGCTCGCGGACTTCTGTCGCGGGTCGGAGCTGGTCGCCGTGGCGGGAACCGCGGGCAAGACCACGGTGACCGGCATGCTCGGTCATATCTTCCGCCATCTGGGCCGCAGCCCGAACGTGTACTGCGGCGGCGAAATGCTCGCGGAAAACGGGCGGCGGCTCGGAAATTTCCTGCCCGGCTCGGAGCCGCTCTGGATTGTCGAGACCGACGAGAGCGATCGCTCGCTGCTCAAGTTCAGCCCCGATCATGCCGTGATCACCAATCTCGGCCGCGATCACTTCGACCTCGACGAGGTCCGCGAGCTGTTCGACCGGTTCGCAGCCGCAACCCGGCGCACGCTCGTTACGGACGGCGCACGGGAAGCGGCGTCGATCGAAACGCGCGCCCGCGGCGCGGGAACGGCCTTCACCTGGCGGGGCATGGAGTACACCCTTCCGCAGCCGGGGCGGCACAACGTCGAAAACGCCGTGAACGCGATCCTGCTCTGTGAGGCGATGGGATTCGCAGCGGAGTCGGTGCGCGACGCCCTCGCATGTTTCGGCGGCATCGCCCGACGGCTCGAACGCGTCGGGACGCGGAACGGCCTTCCCGTCTACGACGATTATGCCCACAATCCTCTGAAAATCCGCTCGGCATGGCGGACGCTGAGCGAACGGTGTGGACGGGTGGTCGGATGGTGGCGCCCGCACGGCTACGGCCCGCTGGCCGACCTGGCCGGAGCGCTGGAAGATACCTTCGCGGAGGTCTGCCGCCCCGATGACCGGCTTCTGGTCCTCCCCGTCTTCTACGCCGGCGGCACGGCCCGCCGACGGCTGAAGACGGACGACTTCGTGAAACGGCTGGCCGCCCGCGGCGTTCCGGCTGAATTTGCGGGCTCGTACGAAGCGCTCCACGCCCGCATCGGGGAACTGACGGGCGGACCCGGCGCCGGGGACACCATCCTGCTGGGCATGGGCGCGCGCGACCCCGAACTGGAAATGTTTGCAAGACGGGTGGCGTGCGTTTGA
- a CDS encoding UvrB/UvrC motif-containing protein — MKCEFCHQKEATIHLTQVVNGVVKKIHICESCAEKKGWDVQSPISITDILFGLGQGESAGGEEASPPGGGEELELACPDCGMRRSDFKRIGRLGCPRCYDTFMGEIMSLINAMHHSNQHAGKIPARAGAAARRNAKLARLQKEIERAVAREEYEKAAELRDEVRALGSQEGSESE; from the coding sequence ATGAAGTGTGAATTCTGTCATCAGAAGGAAGCGACGATCCACCTGACCCAGGTGGTGAACGGCGTCGTGAAGAAGATCCACATCTGCGAGTCCTGCGCGGAGAAGAAGGGCTGGGACGTGCAGAGCCCGATTTCGATCACCGACATCCTGTTCGGTCTGGGGCAGGGCGAATCGGCCGGCGGCGAAGAGGCGTCCCCTCCGGGCGGAGGCGAGGAACTGGAGCTGGCCTGTCCGGACTGCGGCATGCGGCGGTCCGACTTCAAGCGGATCGGCCGCCTCGGCTGTCCGCGGTGTTACGATACCTTCATGGGCGAAATCATGTCGCTGATCAACGCCATGCATCACAGCAATCAGCACGCCGGCAAGATCCCGGCGCGCGCCGGGGCGGCGGCCCGCAGGAACGCAAAGCTGGCCCGCCTGCAGAAGGAGATCGAACGGGCGGTGGCGCGCGAGGAATACGAGAAGGCGGCCGAGTTGCGCGACGAAGTGCGCGCGCTGGGTTCGCAAGAGGGGAGCGAAAGCGAATGA
- a CDS encoding ABC transporter permease, with translation MRKSFSLFLALRYLRPRRSFFSAVTVISVLGVTLGCAVLIVVLSVMTGFDEMWRDRILDFNAHVSVSRWGGEIDEPGPLMERIRGIEGVTGAAPALEGVVFVRHRGRVFTPLLMGVDAELEPGVSRIPESVTAGRFDPGYGEAVLGADLASRLGVGVGEVLVVISPQSFAMEDEIMLPVELTVSGIFDVGMYQFDAGYMLTSLATAGDLYGVERGVHRVRVRTRDPYRAPEAAAEIEETLGGAYSAVTWMEQNRQLFSALNVEKNMMFFLLIFITIVAAFGITNTLITLAVQKTHEIGLLKALGFSGGRIMRIFVWLGWMEGAAGSLLGLGLGSLILRYRNGLLRALSSRFRVELLPEELYQLAEIPARTVWTDVVAVVALVMAICTLAGLLPAWRAARLDPVEAIRYE, from the coding sequence ATGCGGAAGTCTTTTTCATTATTTCTCGCGCTGAGGTACCTGCGTCCGCGGAGGAGCTTCTTCTCTGCGGTCACGGTGATCTCCGTGCTGGGGGTGACGCTCGGATGCGCGGTGCTGATCGTCGTGTTGTCCGTGATGACGGGATTCGACGAGATGTGGCGGGACCGGATCCTGGATTTCAACGCCCATGTCTCGGTGTCCCGGTGGGGCGGCGAGATAGACGAGCCCGGCCCGCTCATGGAGCGGATTCGCGGGATCGAGGGCGTGACGGGGGCGGCCCCGGCGCTGGAAGGCGTGGTTTTTGTGCGCCATCGCGGCCGGGTCTTCACGCCGCTTCTGATGGGGGTGGACGCGGAACTCGAACCCGGCGTGAGCCGCATACCCGAGAGCGTGACCGCGGGCCGCTTTGATCCGGGCTACGGGGAGGCCGTGCTGGGCGCCGACCTGGCTTCGCGCCTCGGCGTGGGGGTCGGCGAGGTGCTGGTGGTGATCTCGCCGCAGAGCTTCGCGATGGAGGACGAGATCATGCTCCCGGTCGAGCTCACGGTCAGCGGCATCTTCGATGTCGGCATGTACCAGTTCGATGCCGGCTACATGCTCACCTCGCTCGCCACCGCGGGCGACCTCTACGGCGTCGAACGGGGGGTGCACCGCGTACGGGTGCGCACCCGCGACCCGTACCGCGCGCCGGAGGCCGCGGCGGAGATCGAGGAGACGCTGGGGGGGGCGTACTCCGCCGTTACCTGGATGGAACAGAACCGCCAGCTCTTTTCCGCGCTCAACGTGGAGAAGAACATGATGTTCTTTCTCCTCATTTTTATCACCATCGTCGCGGCCTTCGGCATCACCAACACCCTGATCACGCTGGCGGTGCAGAAGACCCACGAGATCGGCCTGCTCAAGGCGCTCGGATTTTCGGGCGGGCGCATCATGCGTATCTTCGTGTGGCTGGGGTGGATGGAGGGCGCGGCGGGTTCGCTGCTGGGGCTCGGACTCGGGTCGCTGATCCTCCGCTACCGGAACGGACTCCTGCGGGCGCTCTCCTCGCGGTTCCGGGTCGAACTGCTCCCCGAAGAACTCTACCAGCTCGCGGAGATCCCGGCCCGCACGGTCTGGACGGATGTGGTGGCGGTGGTGGCGCTCGTGATGGCGATCTGCACGCTCGCCGGGCTGCTGCCGGCCTGGCGCGCGGCGCGTCTCGATCCCGTGGAGGCGATCCGGTATGAATGA